One Mycobacteroides salmoniphilum DNA segment encodes these proteins:
- a CDS encoding TrmH family RNA methyltransferase produces the protein MLVIDVDNAADPRLDSFRDLNSVDRRPDLPSGKGLVIAEGVLVVQRMVASRFAPLALLGTDRRLTELAGDLGPVDVPYYRASAEVMAEVVGFHLNRGVLAAARRPVELSAAELMQNARTVAVLEGVNDHENLGSIFRNAAGMGVDAVFFGSGCADPLYRRAVRVSMGHALLVPFARLPEWPKSLYRLRDNGFRLLAMTPAGDSRALADALPPLQGEKVALMVGAEGPGLTDVALRASDFRVRIPMANGTDSLNVATAAALAFYERARLAP, from the coding sequence ATGCTGGTCATTGACGTAGACAACGCCGCCGATCCCCGTTTGGACAGCTTCCGCGATCTCAACAGCGTCGACCGCAGGCCCGATCTGCCCAGTGGCAAGGGACTGGTGATCGCCGAGGGCGTACTGGTTGTGCAGCGCATGGTGGCCTCGCGATTCGCCCCCTTAGCCCTCTTGGGTACCGACCGTCGATTGACCGAGCTCGCAGGCGATCTCGGCCCTGTTGATGTTCCGTATTACCGGGCAAGTGCCGAGGTCATGGCGGAGGTCGTCGGCTTTCATCTCAACCGCGGCGTGCTCGCCGCGGCGCGGCGTCCCGTGGAGCTGTCGGCGGCCGAACTGATGCAGAACGCACGCACGGTGGCGGTGTTGGAAGGTGTCAACGACCACGAGAATCTGGGCTCGATCTTTCGCAACGCCGCGGGAATGGGAGTGGACGCGGTGTTCTTCGGCAGTGGCTGCGCCGACCCGCTGTATCGGAGGGCGGTGCGGGTGTCGATGGGACACGCGCTGCTGGTGCCGTTCGCGCGCCTTCCGGAATGGCCGAAGTCGCTGTACAGGCTGCGGGACAATGGGTTCCGATTACTGGCGATGACTCCGGCCGGGGACTCTCGGGCGTTGGCCGATGCGTTACCGCCGTTGCAGGGGGAGAAGGTGGCGCTGATGGTGGGTGCGGAGGGCCCGGGATTGACCGATGTTGCACTGCGTGCCAGCGATTTTCGAGTGCGCATTCCGATGGCCAACGGCACCGACTCGCTGAACGTGGCCACCGCCGCCGCGTTGGCGTTCTATGAGCGCGCTAGGCTCGCGCCATGA
- a CDS encoding cold-shock protein: MPTGKVKWYDAEKGFGFLSQEDGEDVYVRSSALPAGVEGLKAGQKVEFGMAAGRRGPQALSLKLIDAPPSVQKTRRESSGPVNHKHTTDELHGMIEDMITLLEGTVQSELRRGRYPDRKIARKVSEVVRAVASELDA; the protein is encoded by the coding sequence GTGCCAACCGGCAAGGTGAAGTGGTACGACGCCGAGAAGGGCTTCGGCTTCCTGTCGCAAGAGGATGGCGAGGACGTGTACGTCCGGTCCTCGGCGCTGCCTGCTGGCGTTGAGGGGCTCAAGGCTGGACAGAAGGTCGAGTTCGGCATGGCCGCGGGCCGTCGCGGTCCGCAGGCACTGAGCCTCAAGTTGATCGACGCGCCGCCGTCGGTGCAGAAGACGCGCCGCGAGAGCAGTGGGCCGGTGAATCACAAGCACACCACCGACGAACTGCACGGAATGATCGAGGACATGATCACCTTGCTGGAGGGCACGGTGCAGAGCGAGCTGCGCAGGGGGCGTTACCCGGACCGCAAGATCGCCCGCAAGGTGTCCGAGGTCGTGCGCGCTGTCGCCAGCGAGTTGGACGCCTGA
- a CDS encoding SRPBCC family protein — MPNASLLETAVEINAPVEKVWGLIADLDNMPRWSPQTRKMFVRGPVQAGTNVINYNRKGWKVWPTRAVLTAVEPNRRLAWHIKDNLSEWSYDLEPTASGGTRVTERRVLGEKRSPISTNLQNLMFGGTEVFDVVLLEGMRTSLSKIKDAAENA, encoded by the coding sequence ATGCCCAATGCATCACTGCTGGAAACCGCCGTCGAGATCAACGCGCCGGTGGAAAAGGTATGGGGATTGATCGCCGACCTCGACAACATGCCCCGGTGGAGCCCGCAGACCCGCAAGATGTTTGTGCGCGGCCCCGTACAGGCGGGCACCAATGTCATCAACTACAACCGCAAGGGGTGGAAGGTATGGCCGACACGGGCCGTGCTGACCGCCGTCGAGCCCAATAGGCGCCTGGCCTGGCACATCAAGGACAACCTGAGCGAGTGGAGCTACGACCTGGAGCCCACCGCATCCGGTGGTACCCGAGTGACCGAGCGCCGCGTGCTGGGCGAGAAGCGCTCGCCCATCTCCACCAACCTGCAGAACCTGATGTTCGGCGGGACCGAGGTGTTCGACGTGGTGCTCCTTGAAGGGATGCGGACCTCGCTGTCGAAAATCAAGGATGCGGCGGAAAACGCCTAG
- the moaA gene encoding GTP 3',8-cyclase MoaA produces MTPLIDSFGRIATDLRVSLTDRCNLRCTYCMPAEGLDWLRSDTLLTADEYVRLIGIAVTELGIRSIRFTGGEPLIYKDLERLVAAVAALSPRPDIALTTNGIGLDRKAAALRDAGLDRINVSLDTLDADRFAAITRRDRLSDVLRGLEAADAAGLAPIKINAVLTPEQYKEDAIALLRFSLEHGYELRIIEQMPLDAEHNWSRDHMVTADEVHAALSREFALSTDPAPRGSAPAQRWLVNGGPATVGIIASVSRPFCGDCDRTRLTADGQVRNCLFATAESDLRGLLRSGATDATVASAWQTAMWGKKAGHGINDPSFLQPDRPMSAIGG; encoded by the coding sequence ATGACCCCGTTGATTGATTCGTTCGGCCGCATCGCGACCGACTTACGGGTGTCATTGACCGACCGGTGCAATCTGCGCTGCACGTATTGCATGCCCGCAGAGGGACTGGACTGGTTGCGCAGCGACACACTGCTCACCGCCGACGAATACGTTCGGCTTATCGGCATCGCGGTGACCGAGCTGGGCATCCGCAGCATCCGATTCACCGGCGGGGAACCGTTGATATACAAGGACTTGGAGAGACTCGTCGCGGCGGTGGCTGCCCTCTCCCCGCGACCCGATATCGCGCTGACGACCAACGGCATTGGCCTGGACCGCAAGGCTGCCGCGCTCCGAGACGCCGGGCTGGATCGCATCAATGTGTCGCTCGATACCTTGGACGCCGATCGTTTCGCCGCGATCACCCGCCGCGATCGGTTGTCCGATGTCCTCAGGGGACTCGAAGCCGCCGATGCCGCCGGACTTGCACCGATAAAGATCAACGCGGTTTTGACGCCCGAGCAGTACAAAGAGGACGCCATCGCACTGCTGCGGTTCAGCCTGGAACACGGATACGAGCTGCGCATCATCGAACAGATGCCGCTGGACGCCGAGCACAACTGGAGCCGAGACCACATGGTGACGGCCGACGAAGTTCACGCCGCTCTGAGCCGGGAATTCGCGCTGAGTACGGATCCGGCACCCCGTGGCAGCGCACCAGCACAACGCTGGCTGGTCAACGGAGGCCCCGCCACGGTCGGGATCATCGCGTCGGTATCGCGGCCGTTCTGCGGGGACTGCGACCGCACCCGGCTGACGGCTGACGGGCAGGTGCGCAATTGCCTGTTCGCCACCGCCGAGTCAGACCTGCGCGGGCTGCTCCGCTCGGGCGCTACCGACGCGACCGTGGCCTCGGCGTGGCAGACCGCCATGTGGGGGAAGAAAGCGGGACACGGGATCAACGACCCATCGTTCCTGCAGCCGGACCGTCCCATGAGTGCGATCGGCGGTTAG
- a CDS encoding DUF3027 domain-containing protein, which produces MDITISGRDALYTCIDQARTAIVEFSGETVGKYLGASSESTDLHALTHRFEAELPGYRGWHWEVVMAAPPGATAATVSEVVLVPGTEALRAPNWVPWDQRVRPGDLGPGDLLAPPPNDPRLVPGYTDSGDPQVTETAGEIGLGRKQVLSLAGRVDAAQRWFEGEWGPDTDMARATRRVCRSCGFYLPLAGSLGVTFGACANSMAADGRVVHIEYGCGAHSDTPQPVNSAMPLYEPFDDGVLDLAD; this is translated from the coding sequence ATGGACATCACTATCTCCGGCCGCGACGCCCTTTACACCTGTATCGACCAGGCTCGTACAGCCATCGTCGAGTTCAGTGGGGAGACCGTGGGCAAGTACCTCGGGGCCTCCTCCGAGAGCACCGATCTGCACGCGTTGACCCACCGTTTCGAGGCTGAGCTGCCGGGGTATCGCGGATGGCACTGGGAGGTGGTGATGGCCGCCCCACCGGGAGCGACCGCTGCCACCGTGAGTGAGGTGGTGCTTGTTCCGGGCACCGAGGCGCTGCGCGCACCGAACTGGGTGCCCTGGGATCAGCGCGTCCGCCCGGGCGATCTGGGCCCCGGCGATCTGCTCGCGCCACCGCCCAATGATCCGCGATTGGTGCCCGGGTACACCGATAGCGGCGATCCGCAGGTCACCGAGACCGCGGGTGAGATCGGGTTGGGGCGCAAACAGGTGCTGAGTCTGGCCGGGCGCGTCGATGCCGCACAGCGGTGGTTCGAGGGCGAGTGGGGGCCGGATACCGACATGGCCCGTGCCACCCGTCGGGTGTGCCGGTCCTGCGGTTTCTACCTGCCGCTGGCCGGGTCACTGGGTGTCACGTTTGGGGCATGCGCCAACTCGATGGCCGCCGACGGCCGCGTCGTGCACATCGAGTACGGCTGCGGCGCTCATTCCGATACGCCGCAGCCGGTCAACTCCGCGATGCCGTTGTACGAGCCCTTTGACGACGGCGTCCTGGATCTAGCGGACTAG
- a CDS encoding MarR family winged helix-turn-helix transcriptional regulator, producing the protein MSDPDARLASDLSLVVIRLARHLRFRRADSPVSLTQLSALATLLNEGAMTPGALAARERVQPPSMTRVIASLAELGLVERSAHPTDGRQVVVSLSEAGADIVLADRSAREEWLREHLDDFTPDQRTVLRQATDLLSALVNENG; encoded by the coding sequence GTGAGCGACCCCGATGCCCGGTTGGCCAGCGATCTGTCGCTTGTTGTCATCCGCCTGGCCCGGCATCTGCGCTTTCGTCGTGCGGATTCGCCGGTCTCGTTGACACAGTTGTCGGCATTGGCAACGTTGCTCAACGAGGGTGCGATGACCCCGGGCGCGCTGGCTGCCCGTGAGCGCGTGCAGCCACCGTCGATGACGCGGGTGATCGCTTCGCTGGCCGAGCTCGGGTTGGTGGAGCGTTCGGCGCATCCGACTGACGGCCGCCAGGTCGTTGTCTCGCTGTCGGAGGCGGGCGCAGACATCGTGCTGGCAGATCGCAGCGCCCGCGAGGAATGGCTGCGCGAGCACCTGGACGATTTCACCCCGGACCAACGCACGGTGCTGCGGCAGGCGACCGACCTGCTCTCGGCGCTGGTCAATGAAAACGGTTAG
- a CDS encoding MFS transporter, whose amino-acid sequence MADRGGIFASLRTRNYRLWISGQMVSLIGTWMQRVAQDWLVLDLSHGNAFLLGTVMALQFGPTLLLSVWGGMLADRYDKRRMLMVTQALMALFALTVGLLQITGLVRIWHVMAVAFAMGCAAAIEAPTRQSFTIEMVGPEYLPNAVGLNSMVFNLAGVIGPAISGVLIGLVGTGWVFLLNFVSFIGVGIALWRMRPDELHPSDPVPPAKGQLRQGFSYVWHRRDLFMIMLTVFLVSTFGLNFSLTLAVLARETFGRGAESYGLLSTALAIGTLLGATLAARRTEKVRMNLFYSAAMAFGVSEAVVSAMPSYLSVAVALIPTGLLALTFTTSAMNIIQLSVDSQLRGRVMGIYMVAFLGGTPLGSPLVGWLADLHGGRMPLLIGGVVSVAAGLTCAVYLRRHPCPVVTEVVPEAGQISPGPIPPAPVATPVCEPTPLARRV is encoded by the coding sequence GTGGCTGACCGCGGCGGGATATTCGCATCGCTGCGCACACGCAACTACCGGCTGTGGATCAGCGGGCAGATGGTATCGCTCATCGGTACGTGGATGCAGCGAGTGGCGCAGGACTGGCTGGTCCTGGACCTCTCGCATGGCAACGCCTTCCTGCTCGGCACGGTGATGGCGCTGCAATTCGGTCCGACGCTCTTGCTGTCGGTGTGGGGCGGGATGCTGGCCGACCGCTACGACAAGCGGCGGATGCTCATGGTCACCCAGGCGCTGATGGCGCTGTTCGCGTTGACCGTGGGCCTCTTGCAGATCACCGGGCTGGTCCGGATCTGGCACGTGATGGCGGTGGCCTTCGCGATGGGATGCGCCGCGGCGATCGAGGCGCCCACCCGGCAGTCCTTCACCATCGAGATGGTGGGCCCGGAGTACCTGCCCAACGCGGTCGGGCTCAATTCGATGGTGTTCAACCTCGCCGGCGTGATCGGGCCGGCGATCTCCGGTGTGCTGATCGGGCTGGTCGGCACCGGCTGGGTCTTCCTGCTGAACTTCGTCAGTTTCATCGGTGTGGGGATCGCGCTGTGGCGCATGCGACCAGATGAGCTGCACCCGAGTGATCCGGTCCCTCCCGCCAAGGGGCAGCTGCGCCAGGGATTCTCGTATGTATGGCACCGACGCGACTTGTTCATGATCATGCTGACGGTGTTCCTGGTCTCGACGTTCGGGCTGAACTTTTCGCTGACGCTCGCGGTGCTGGCGCGTGAGACCTTCGGTCGTGGCGCGGAGTCGTACGGGCTGCTGTCAACGGCACTGGCCATCGGCACGCTGTTAGGTGCCACCTTGGCCGCCCGGCGCACCGAGAAGGTGCGCATGAATTTGTTCTACAGCGCCGCCATGGCTTTCGGGGTTTCCGAGGCTGTCGTCAGTGCGATGCCCTCCTACCTCTCGGTGGCGGTCGCACTCATCCCGACAGGTCTGCTTGCGCTGACGTTCACCACGTCGGCGATGAATATCATTCAGCTGTCCGTGGATTCGCAGCTGCGAGGAAGGGTGATGGGCATCTACATGGTGGCTTTCCTGGGTGGCACCCCGCTGGGCAGCCCATTGGTGGGCTGGCTGGCCGATCTACATGGTGGGCGGATGCCGCTGCTGATCGGTGGGGTGGTGTCAGTGGCCGCCGGGCTGACATGCGCGGTGTATTTGCGCCGTCATCCGTGTCCGGTTGTCACCGAGGTGGTTCCGGAGGCCGGCCAGATAAGTCCCGGACCCATTCCGCCTGCTCCGGTCGCAACCCCGGTGTGTGAACCGACGCCGCTGGCGAGGCGGGTCTAG
- a CDS encoding transglycosylase family protein, protein MSGRHSKPTKAGAKAAKVAVAGAGLVGGGLMMAATAAAATDGEWDQVARCESGNNWAINTGNGYQGGLQFSPSTWINSGGGQYAPSAHLATKEQQIAVAEKVLAGQGRGAWPVCGRGLSGSTPRTAPAANITPAAHHEEQAAAEPAPAPEPAPAPEADEQFVAEAPEAPIVEEAPAPEEVPAPEAQDVEFQSAPAPAEPAPAPEPVAPAEEAPAPEVIAAPAPEAPVVDEAPAPEQAPAPEAPAAEDQVLPYELQSGPAPAEPAPAPEPAPAPAAAAPEIPLPAGVPDAADIGFAAGKAAFDAGPVASNGTLNPDAVAGVVRHLPDPNNLPPGTTDVTPQDSRGVSYLKDIVFAMQTQDVKASDAILALAQR, encoded by the coding sequence ATGAGTGGACGGCACAGTAAGCCCACCAAGGCGGGCGCTAAGGCGGCCAAGGTCGCGGTAGCAGGTGCAGGCCTTGTCGGCGGCGGTCTGATGATGGCCGCGACGGCCGCAGCAGCCACCGATGGTGAGTGGGACCAGGTCGCGCGCTGCGAATCGGGTAACAACTGGGCCATCAACACCGGTAACGGGTACCAGGGCGGGCTGCAGTTCTCGCCCAGCACCTGGATCAACAGCGGTGGCGGCCAGTACGCCCCGTCCGCTCACCTGGCCACCAAGGAACAGCAGATCGCGGTCGCCGAGAAGGTGCTCGCGGGCCAAGGCCGTGGCGCCTGGCCGGTCTGCGGCCGTGGCCTGTCCGGTTCCACCCCGCGGACGGCCCCCGCCGCGAACATCACACCTGCCGCGCATCATGAGGAGCAGGCGGCCGCCGAGCCCGCCCCGGCTCCTGAGCCCGCCCCGGCACCCGAAGCCGACGAGCAGTTCGTCGCCGAGGCCCCCGAGGCGCCCATTGTCGAGGAGGCCCCGGCCCCCGAAGAGGTGCCCGCACCCGAGGCCCAGGACGTCGAGTTCCAGTCCGCTCCCGCCCCGGCCGAGCCCGCACCCGCCCCCGAGCCCGTGGCCCCCGCCGAGGAAGCCCCGGCTCCCGAGGTCATCGCCGCGCCGGCACCTGAGGCACCTGTCGTTGACGAGGCACCGGCCCCCGAGCAGGCTCCGGCTCCCGAAGCCCCCGCCGCCGAGGACCAGGTCCTGCCGTACGAGCTCCAGTCCGGCCCGGCGCCCGCCGAGCCCGCACCGGCCCCCGAGCCGGCCCCGGCACCCGCCGCGGCAGCTCCCGAGATCCCGCTTCCCGCGGGTGTCCCGGACGCAGCGGATATCGGATTCGCCGCTGGTAAGGCCGCGTTCGACGCCGGTCCGGTTGCCTCCAATGGGACGCTGAACCCTGACGCGGTCGCCGGTGTGGTGCGGCATCTGCCCGATCCCAATAACCTGCCTCCCGGCACCACCGATGTCACTCCTCAGGACAGTCGCGGAGTGTCCTACCTGAAGGACATCGTCTTCGCCATGCAGACGCAGGATGTCAAGGCCAGCGACGCAATCCTGGCTCTGGCACAGCGCTAA
- a CDS encoding MFS transporter, whose protein sequence is MANYPTGGSPRDPLRAGGSSKRDPRRASGSSNRYLPPLGEERRERVRRQPPPDQEIPPKLTVTRVAAMRSREMGSRMYGLFHKAATADGADKSGLTALTYPVMANFAVDAAMAVALANTLFFAAATAESKSKVALYLLITIAPFAVIAPLIGPALDRLQHGRRVALAGSFGLRIALAVIMIANYDGASGSFPPWVLYPCALSMLVLSKSFGVLRSAVTPRVLPPTIDLVRVNSRLTTFGLVGGTIVGGAIAGAFELSFTRLFQLPGALFAVMAAAAVGAWASMRIPKWVEVTAGEVPTTFGYHGDDGEHPTILLRRSHKQQDKIRQPLGRNIITALWGNSTIKVMVGFLTLYPAFVAKSHDAHGFQQLAMLGMIGAAAGIGNFAGNATSARLKLGRPALLVVRCASAVTVVALAAAFAGVLAVVVFATLVTSGVSAIAKASLDASLQDDLPEESRASAFGRSEALLQLSWVLGGAIGVMIYTDLWVGFTVISAVLILGLAQTLASFRGVSLIPGLGGNRPVMAEQEGGKVVA, encoded by the coding sequence ATGGCCAACTATCCGACGGGTGGCTCCCCGCGCGATCCTCTTCGCGCGGGCGGCTCATCGAAGCGCGATCCCCGTCGCGCGAGCGGCTCATCGAATCGATACCTCCCGCCGCTCGGCGAGGAACGCCGCGAGCGGGTGCGCCGACAGCCCCCGCCCGACCAGGAGATCCCGCCGAAGCTGACGGTCACCCGGGTCGCCGCGATGCGCAGCCGTGAAATGGGCTCCCGAATGTACGGGCTGTTTCACAAGGCCGCGACGGCCGACGGTGCCGACAAATCGGGCCTGACCGCACTCACCTATCCGGTCATGGCCAATTTCGCGGTCGATGCCGCGATGGCAGTGGCCCTGGCCAACACACTCTTCTTCGCCGCCGCCACCGCCGAGTCCAAGAGCAAGGTGGCGCTGTATCTGCTCATCACCATCGCACCGTTCGCGGTCATCGCGCCGCTGATAGGTCCCGCGCTGGATCGTCTGCAACACGGACGCCGGGTCGCGCTCGCCGGGTCGTTTGGGCTGCGCATCGCGCTGGCCGTGATCATGATCGCCAACTACGACGGCGCCAGCGGCAGCTTCCCGCCCTGGGTGCTATATCCGTGCGCGCTCTCAATGCTGGTGCTGTCCAAGTCCTTTGGTGTGTTGCGGAGCGCCGTCACACCGCGTGTGCTGCCTCCGACAATCGACCTGGTTCGGGTCAACTCGCGACTCACCACCTTCGGCCTGGTCGGCGGGACGATTGTGGGCGGTGCGATCGCCGGGGCTTTCGAGCTCTCGTTCACCCGGCTGTTCCAATTGCCCGGAGCACTGTTCGCCGTCATGGCCGCCGCGGCGGTGGGCGCCTGGGCATCCATGCGCATTCCGAAGTGGGTCGAGGTGACCGCCGGTGAGGTGCCTACGACTTTCGGCTATCACGGCGACGACGGCGAACACCCGACGATATTGCTCCGCCGCTCTCACAAGCAGCAGGACAAGATCCGCCAGCCGTTGGGCCGCAACATCATCACCGCGTTGTGGGGCAATAGCACCATCAAGGTGATGGTGGGTTTCCTCACCCTCTACCCGGCCTTCGTCGCCAAATCCCATGATGCGCACGGCTTTCAACAGCTCGCGATGCTGGGCATGATCGGTGCCGCCGCCGGTATCGGAAACTTCGCCGGCAATGCCACCAGCGCTCGGCTCAAGCTCGGCCGCCCCGCCCTCCTCGTGGTGCGGTGCGCCAGCGCGGTCACAGTGGTGGCGCTCGCGGCGGCCTTCGCCGGGGTCCTGGCGGTCGTGGTGTTCGCGACGCTGGTGACATCGGGGGTCAGCGCCATCGCGAAGGCATCTCTGGATGCCTCGCTGCAGGATGACCTGCCCGAGGAATCCCGCGCATCGGCGTTCGGGCGTTCCGAGGCACTGTTGCAGCTGTCCTGGGTGCTCGGCGGCGCGATCGGCGTGATGATCTACACCGATCTATGGGTGGGGTTCACGGTGATATCGGCGGTACTCATCCTCGGCCTGGCCCAGACGCTGGCCAGCTTCCGCGGTGTCTCCTTGATTCCGGGCCTGGGCGGTAACCGCCCGGTGATGGCCGAACAAGAGGGTGGCAAGGTAGTCGCGTGA
- a CDS encoding MoaD/ThiS family protein, whose translation MSIRVRYFAAAATAAGVQEETVELPTGASFDDLTRHLATKGAELERVLARCSFLHDGVAVRDRSHRPESGAVVDVLPPFAGG comes from the coding sequence GTGAGCATTCGCGTTCGGTACTTCGCCGCTGCCGCGACCGCGGCAGGTGTCCAGGAGGAGACCGTCGAGCTCCCCACAGGGGCCTCTTTCGACGATCTGACCCGTCACCTGGCCACAAAAGGAGCGGAACTGGAACGCGTATTGGCGCGTTGTTCCTTTCTCCATGACGGTGTGGCGGTCCGCGACCGCTCCCACCGGCCGGAATCCGGTGCTGTCGTGGATGTTCTGCCTCCGTTCGCTGGTGGATAG
- a CDS encoding DUF2530 domain-containing protein — translation MDTPAPQPPPLPAALLNPWPVVVAGTLLWLVANILAFTVPAFESWRPITLAGLGTGALGTTIVLLQVRAARRGSRGAQTGL, via the coding sequence GTGGACACCCCCGCGCCCCAACCGCCCCCGCTCCCGGCCGCACTGCTCAATCCGTGGCCGGTTGTCGTCGCAGGCACCCTGCTCTGGCTCGTTGCCAACATCCTTGCCTTCACGGTTCCCGCGTTCGAAAGCTGGCGCCCCATAACACTCGCCGGACTCGGTACCGGCGCGCTGGGCACGACCATCGTCCTGCTCCAAGTGCGTGCGGCGCGGCGCGGCTCACGCGGTGCGCAAACCGGCTTGTAG
- a CDS encoding DNA alkylation repair protein, which yields MAALDAVGDTGRATKSAQFFKTGPGEYGEGDVFVGVSVPDQRKLARQFRGIGRDAVVRLLASDVHEHRLTGLILAVWEFAHAEGAECEAWVQMYLQQVRDGRVNNWDLVDSSAEQILGEWLVGQDYSLLLELAAEDDLWRRRVGIIATFAFTKRGDAQPLLAVAPLVIGDRRDLIQKAYGWMLREAGKRCGTEMLIEYLDGHAAAMGRTALRYATEHLDAQARAEYRARR from the coding sequence ATCGCGGCGCTCGATGCTGTCGGCGATACCGGCCGGGCCACGAAGTCGGCACAGTTCTTCAAGACCGGTCCTGGCGAATACGGCGAGGGCGATGTCTTCGTGGGCGTGTCCGTACCGGATCAGCGCAAGCTCGCGCGGCAGTTCCGTGGCATCGGACGCGACGCGGTCGTGCGGCTGCTGGCCAGTGATGTACACGAGCACCGATTGACCGGGTTGATCCTGGCGGTTTGGGAATTCGCGCACGCCGAGGGCGCCGAATGTGAAGCGTGGGTGCAGATGTACCTGCAGCAGGTCCGCGACGGCCGGGTGAACAACTGGGACCTGGTTGATTCCTCGGCGGAGCAGATCCTGGGAGAATGGCTTGTCGGCCAAGACTATTCGCTGTTGCTAGAGCTGGCTGCGGAAGACGACCTCTGGCGTCGACGGGTGGGCATCATCGCAACCTTCGCCTTCACGAAGCGCGGTGACGCGCAACCCCTGCTCGCGGTGGCGCCGCTGGTCATCGGGGACCGCCGCGACCTCATTCAGAAGGCCTACGGTTGGATGCTGCGTGAGGCCGGAAAGCGTTGTGGCACCGAGATGCTCATCGAGTATCTGGATGGACATGCCGCGGCCATGGGTCGCACGGCACTCCGTTACGCCACAGAGCATCTCGATGCCCAGGCGCGCGCGGAGTATCGCGCGCGGCGCTAG
- a CDS encoding DUF2771 domain-containing protein — translation MKAKLAALAAVMVLTAAAMVGFIAWQLRGHEDERPEISAFTHGTVIHATPYQYCDKNKLDQCDPLGRTVELVVNAHEPVQLSVDGRIAKAPWMLSRIYAPVGDVDHKRAESSVYRDHRTAVTIPTVDSEGRRLLGLEIKLPTVVQTETGDLIEVTHAIWSVATVWKN, via the coding sequence GTGAAGGCAAAACTGGCGGCACTTGCCGCCGTCATGGTGTTGACCGCTGCCGCGATGGTGGGGTTCATCGCCTGGCAGCTGCGCGGGCATGAAGACGAGCGGCCCGAAATCAGTGCTTTCACCCATGGCACCGTCATCCATGCCACGCCCTACCAGTACTGCGACAAGAACAAGCTGGACCAATGCGACCCGCTGGGCCGCACCGTTGAGCTGGTCGTCAATGCCCATGAACCCGTGCAGCTTTCGGTAGATGGACGGATCGCCAAAGCACCGTGGATGCTGTCCCGAATCTACGCACCGGTGGGCGACGTCGATCACAAACGGGCCGAGTCAAGTGTGTACCGCGACCACCGGACCGCCGTGACGATCCCGACGGTCGACAGTGAGGGCCGGCGGCTGCTGGGCCTGGAAATCAAGCTCCCGACGGTGGTTCAGACCGAGACCGGGGATCTGATCGAGGTCACCCACGCCATCTGGTCCGTAGCCACCGTCTGGAAGAACTAG
- a CDS encoding DUF2537 domain-containing protein: MTGDPQPARRAKGPSDSDTPWAEGIVSAMCVAVVVAVGVVVLSLGLAHVHPLWAVLLNIVAVGGLSPTLWGWRERPVLRWFVLGIAIGIAGGWVAAVVTALIT; encoded by the coding sequence ATGACCGGCGATCCCCAGCCCGCGCGAAGAGCGAAAGGCCCGTCGGACTCAGACACCCCGTGGGCCGAGGGCATCGTCTCGGCGATGTGTGTGGCCGTGGTGGTCGCGGTGGGTGTGGTGGTACTGAGTCTCGGCCTGGCGCATGTACATCCGCTGTGGGCGGTTCTGCTCAATATTGTTGCTGTGGGGGGTCTTTCGCCAACGTTATGGGGTTGGCGGGAGCGCCCGGTGTTGCGATGGTTCGTGCTGGGGATCGCGATCGGGATCGCCGGCGGATGGGTGGCCGCCGTGGTGACCGCCCTGATCACCTAG